TTTCGCCCTGAACCGGGTTCGTCTTCGCGGACCGGCCAGACCATATAGGAGCCGTGCTTCATGCCGGAAAACACCCGGGCGCCGCCCAGATGCAAGTACCACGCCTGATTGGGAAACCGGGCGCAGGAGTCCGCAGTCCAGTAATATCCGGCGAATACGTTTTCAAAGGGATGCCCCTTGGGCAAGGCCGGATTGATCTCCGTATGGCTGATAAGGGAAAAAAGCTGGGGCCGCGTGGGCAGTCGCCAGCCGGAATAGCCGTGGGCTTGGTCCCGGTTCATGGCTTGCACGGCTGCCAGGGCTTCCTCCCAGGAAAGGGGAAACTCCTCGGGGTTGGCGTCCTTGGTCCACATGAGGCCGGTGAGGTTATCCAACACGCACGGGCCTTCGTCCGTAAAACGCAGCTCAGGCCAGGGCGCGCCGGTTCGAGTTTCTCCGTCCTGGCCCGTCCCCTGGCAAGGGATCGTCTTTCCGTCCTGGTCAAAGCATTGGGTCTGATCGGTGGCTATGGGCTTGGACATTATGCATCCACTCCATTGGATTGTTTTGCATCTTGCATTTTAGCAGGCATGGCATGTTCAAGGAAAGGAGGGATGATAAACATTGCATACTGATTATTCTCAATTCGCCTCAAGCCGATAGTGCTCTTTTAGTTGGTTAACAGCCATTCCCGTTCGATTTCAGAGGCGGAGACGGCCAGATCCAAACGTTCCGGTCCGACGTCTATGGTAAGCCTGTTGCCGTCTTCAAACTCCCGGAGTTTCAGGCTATTAAGCTGCTCGGAGGAGAATGAAACCTTTTTACGCTTTTTGAAAACGTCTTTCCAGAAATCCATGCCGTTATTACGCCCCAAGGATCTCCTGTTAAACATAAACGGCTTGGCGCCCGGATCGTATTGCAATTCGGGATAGCCCACTACCATGCTTTCGGGGGAACTGGGCCTAAGCATTCTATACAGCATGAAAAATGCGAAAATCCCCCCGATTGTCCATCCTCCCAGCCAAAAAACCAAAAACCATTGAATGTGTTCCAGGCCTCCGCTAACCAGCCTGATAAAAGCGGTGATCCAACCGACGGCCCATCCCATGAGCCAAAACATAAGGAACCCGGCCGAAAAAAAGCGCATTATGCCGCCCGAAGGGTGAGGGATGACGATTTTTTGGCGTCCGTTTTCCACTTCCAATTTAATTTTCGAGCCGTTCGGAGGCGCGATCATGGCTGAGTCCTTTCAAAATAAACGTGGTTTTTGAAACTGTTTTGCATCGTTAAATAGTGAAACGCCCCATTAAGCAAGGCAAATGAACCTGTAAATGAATATCAATGAATATCAATGAATATCAATGAATATCAAAAAAGCATACGGATATCCATGATAAAGTCTCATCAAATGGCGTGTTGATGGAGTTAAGGAAAGATGCATGACTTTGGAGAAAAAAT
This genomic stretch from Desulfatibacillum aliphaticivorans DSM 15576 harbors:
- a CDS encoding DUF1566 domain-containing protein, which codes for MSKPIATDQTQCFDQDGKTIPCQGTGQDGETRTGAPWPELRFTDEGPCVLDNLTGLMWTKDANPEEFPLSWEEALAAVQAMNRDQAHGYSGWRLPTRPQLFSLISHTEINPALPKGHPFENVFAGYYWTADSCARFPNQAWYLHLGGARVFSGMKHGSYMVWPVREDEPGSGRKTDPSADRFITHENWAEDSLTGLGWMQTSSLPAKPVSWPQALELVRKLNEDDAMGFNDWRLPNIRELDSLIDLTAHTPALAPRHPFPHVELGYWSSTTSVFDPSYAWVLYTQDGRIGVGFKTGEDFFAWPVRSL